One region of Arthrobacter sp. StoSoilB22 genomic DNA includes:
- a CDS encoding acyl-CoA dehydrogenase, which translates to MTEVVDRASSAQQPSGREEATPGAEPVVDVAALGEQLLGKWAHIRHEARKVAGNPVVQKIEGLHHTEHRARVFEQLKFLVDNNTVHRAFPTRLGGSDDHGGNIAGFEEIVTADPSLQIKAGVQWGLFGSAVMHLGTVEHQDKWLPGIMSLEIPGCFAMTETGHGSDVASIATTATYDEASQEFIINTPFRAAWKDYIGNAANDGLAAVVFAQLITKNVNHGVHAFYVELRDPATKEFLPGIGGEDDGIKGGLNGIDNGRLHFTEVRIPRTNLLNRYGDVAVDGTYSSTIESPGRRFFTMLGTLVQGRVSLDGAAVAASKLALKTAIQYATERRQFNASSSTDEEVLLDYQRHQRRLFTRLATTYAASFAHEQLLQKFDDVFSGAHDTDADRQDLETLAAALKPLSTWHALDTLQECREACGGAGFLIENRFASLRADLDVYVTFEGDNTVLLQLVAKRLLADYAKEFRSADFGVLARYVVDQAAGVALHRTGLRQVAQFVADTGSVQKAALALRDEEGQRTLLADRVQSMVAEVGAALKGANKLPQHQAAALFNQHQHELIEAAQAHAELLQWEAFTEALAEVKDEGTKRVLTWLRDLFGLSLIEKHLSWYLMNGRLSMQRGRTVGTYINRLLVKIRPHAVDLVDAFGYGPEHLRASIATGAEATRQDAAREHFREQRANGSAPADEKTLMALKVSKSR; encoded by the coding sequence ATGACTGAAGTAGTGGACCGGGCTTCATCCGCCCAGCAACCCTCCGGCCGCGAAGAAGCCACCCCCGGCGCCGAGCCGGTGGTGGACGTAGCCGCCCTCGGAGAGCAGCTCCTTGGAAAATGGGCGCATATCCGCCACGAAGCCCGCAAGGTGGCGGGGAACCCGGTGGTGCAGAAGATCGAAGGCCTGCATCACACCGAGCACCGCGCCCGCGTGTTCGAGCAGCTGAAGTTCCTGGTGGACAACAACACTGTCCATCGCGCGTTCCCCACCCGTCTGGGCGGTTCGGATGACCACGGCGGCAACATCGCCGGCTTCGAAGAGATCGTCACTGCTGATCCGTCCCTACAGATCAAGGCCGGCGTCCAGTGGGGCCTCTTCGGCTCTGCAGTGATGCACCTGGGCACGGTGGAACATCAGGATAAGTGGCTCCCGGGCATCATGAGCCTGGAGATTCCCGGTTGCTTCGCCATGACTGAAACAGGCCACGGCTCGGATGTCGCCAGCATTGCAACCACGGCGACGTATGACGAAGCCAGCCAGGAATTCATTATCAATACCCCCTTCAGGGCGGCGTGGAAGGACTACATCGGCAACGCGGCAAACGACGGCCTTGCCGCAGTGGTCTTTGCCCAGCTGATCACCAAGAACGTCAATCACGGTGTCCACGCTTTCTATGTGGAGCTCCGCGATCCAGCTACCAAAGAATTCCTCCCGGGTATCGGCGGCGAGGACGACGGCATCAAGGGCGGCCTGAACGGCATCGATAACGGCCGGTTGCACTTTACCGAGGTTCGCATACCGCGCACCAACCTCCTGAACCGCTACGGCGATGTAGCTGTGGACGGCACGTACTCCTCCACCATTGAGAGCCCCGGACGCCGCTTCTTCACGATGCTTGGAACGCTGGTCCAGGGCCGCGTTTCCCTTGACGGTGCCGCAGTGGCCGCGAGCAAATTGGCGCTGAAAACGGCCATCCAGTACGCCACCGAGCGTCGACAGTTCAATGCCTCGTCCAGCACCGACGAAGAGGTCCTTTTGGACTACCAGCGGCACCAGCGACGCTTGTTCACCCGGTTGGCAACTACCTACGCGGCCAGCTTTGCCCACGAGCAGCTCCTGCAAAAGTTCGACGACGTCTTTTCCGGCGCCCACGACACCGACGCGGACCGTCAGGACCTGGAGACATTGGCGGCCGCGCTCAAGCCACTCAGTACCTGGCATGCCTTGGACACCCTGCAGGAGTGCCGCGAAGCGTGTGGCGGCGCGGGCTTCCTGATCGAGAACCGATTTGCGTCGCTTCGTGCGGACCTGGACGTTTATGTCACGTTTGAAGGCGATAACACCGTCCTGCTGCAGCTGGTGGCCAAGCGGTTGCTGGCCGACTATGCCAAGGAATTCCGGAGTGCCGACTTTGGCGTCCTGGCCCGCTACGTGGTAGATCAAGCCGCGGGTGTCGCATTGCACCGGACGGGTCTGCGGCAAGTTGCCCAGTTCGTGGCCGATACCGGTTCAGTCCAGAAGGCAGCACTGGCTTTGCGGGACGAGGAAGGCCAGCGAACCCTCCTGGCTGACCGCGTCCAGTCCATGGTTGCAGAAGTCGGTGCTGCACTGAAGGGGGCCAACAAGCTTCCCCAACACCAGGCCGCTGCTCTCTTCAACCAGCACCAGCATGAGCTCATTGAAGCTGCCCAGGCACATGCTGAACTCCTGCAGTGGGAAGCCTTCACCGAGGCCCTCGCGGAGGTCAAGGATGAGGGAACCAAGCGGGTCCTGACCTGGCTCCGGGACCTGTTCGGCTTGTCCCTGATCGAGAAGCATCTGTCCTGGTACCTCATGAACGGAAGGTTGTCGATGCAGCGTGGCCGTACCGTAGGCACGTACATCAACCGCTTGCTGGTGAAGATCCGCCCGCACGCGGTGGACCTTGTGGACGCCTTTGGCTATGGTCCTGAGCACCTGCGTGCCTCCATTGCCACCGGCGCGGAAGCAACCCGGCAGGATGCGGCGCGTGAGCACTTCCGCGAGCAGCGAGCCAACGGCAGTGCTCCTGCGGATGAGAAGACGCTAATGGCACTGAAGGTCTCGAAGAGCCGCTAG
- a CDS encoding TetR/AcrR family transcriptional regulator encodes MLVSFDQCQLLIPSVPDTLGIVNSRHEESAEAAGSPQLAVEVPGAVDADAVVDGRAARWQSHREERRRELIKTARRAVHSLGSDASMEEIAGAAGTSKSVFYRYFGDKAGLQQAMGEVVLGQMQRRMQEATQLAQTPREGLFAMVSAYLQMAESSPNVYAFITRLTPGEASAQDAIAASGALGNFFEQITDMIATPMREHLGGEKEAVIVYWPTAAIGLVRNAGEMWLGSPAGSTKPDQATMAAQITDWLCLGIAPELRSTT; translated from the coding sequence ATGCTTGTCTCCTTCGATCAATGCCAGTTACTGATACCCAGCGTACCTGATACGCTGGGTATCGTGAACAGTCGCCACGAAGAATCCGCCGAAGCCGCCGGCTCCCCGCAGCTTGCCGTTGAAGTACCCGGTGCAGTGGACGCAGACGCGGTAGTGGATGGACGTGCAGCCCGGTGGCAGTCCCACCGTGAAGAGCGCCGGCGCGAACTCATCAAAACCGCGCGAAGAGCCGTCCACAGTCTTGGAAGCGATGCCTCCATGGAGGAGATCGCCGGGGCCGCCGGAACATCCAAATCAGTCTTTTACCGCTACTTCGGGGACAAGGCAGGTCTCCAGCAAGCCATGGGTGAAGTAGTGCTGGGGCAAATGCAGCGACGCATGCAGGAGGCCACCCAGCTGGCGCAAACTCCTCGCGAGGGACTCTTTGCCATGGTGTCGGCATATCTGCAGATGGCCGAATCCAGCCCTAACGTCTACGCCTTCATCACCCGGCTTACTCCCGGGGAGGCTTCGGCCCAGGATGCCATCGCGGCCTCGGGCGCCTTGGGCAACTTCTTCGAACAAATCACGGACATGATCGCAACTCCCATGCGGGAGCACCTTGGCGGAGAGAAGGAAGCGGTCATCGTGTACTGGCCCACAGCCGCTATTGGACTCGTGAGGAATGCCGGCGAAATGTGGCTCGGCAGCCCCGCAGGCAGCACCAAACCCGATCAGGCAACCATGGCCGCCCAGATCACGGACTGGCTGTGCCTGGGCATCGCCCCGGAACTTAGAAGCACCACCTGA
- a CDS encoding acetyl-CoA C-acetyltransferase produces MAAADVTTNGPLEPATTPQASRSAVIVGGNRIPFARTGGAYVKSSNQDMLTAALEGLIARFGLQDERIGEVAAGAVLKHSRDFNLTREAVLGSALSPETPAYDLQQACATGLETVLGLSNKIKLGQIDSGIAGGVDSASDAPIAVSEGLREILLDLNRAKTTVQKLKIIGRIRPKDLAPDAPNTGEPRTGLSMGEHQALTTAQWKITREAQDELAYNSHRNLAAAYERGFFDDLITPYRGLNRDSNLRADTTLEKLSTLKPVFGKTLGSEATMTAGNSTPLTDGASTVLLATGEWADAHGLPKLATVLDGEAAAVDFVHGKDGLLMAPVFAVPRLLARHGLTFEDIDFFEIHEAFAGTVLSTLAAWEDEDFGRTRLGLDGALGKVDRAKLNVNGSSLAAGHPFAATGGRIVASLAKMLHEKGSVDGRPARGLISVCAAGGQGVVAILEAA; encoded by the coding sequence ATGGCTGCAGCAGACGTGACAACGAACGGGCCCTTGGAACCGGCTACCACCCCACAAGCATCGCGTTCGGCGGTCATCGTAGGCGGCAATCGCATCCCGTTCGCCCGCACCGGCGGCGCCTACGTAAAATCCTCCAATCAAGACATGCTGACCGCGGCCTTGGAAGGACTCATTGCCAGGTTCGGGCTCCAGGACGAACGCATCGGCGAGGTAGCAGCCGGGGCGGTCCTCAAACACTCAAGGGACTTCAACCTCACCCGGGAAGCTGTGCTCGGCTCTGCTTTGTCTCCGGAAACCCCCGCATACGACCTCCAACAAGCCTGTGCCACAGGTTTGGAGACAGTCCTGGGACTGTCCAACAAGATCAAGTTGGGACAGATTGATTCAGGTATCGCCGGTGGGGTGGACTCGGCATCCGATGCCCCGATTGCTGTCAGTGAAGGATTGCGTGAAATCCTGTTGGATCTGAACCGGGCAAAGACCACGGTGCAGAAACTAAAGATCATCGGCCGGATCCGGCCCAAGGATCTGGCCCCGGACGCGCCCAACACCGGAGAGCCCCGCACGGGATTGTCCATGGGTGAGCACCAGGCCCTCACAACCGCACAATGGAAAATTACCAGGGAAGCCCAGGACGAGCTTGCTTACAACAGCCACCGCAATCTGGCGGCCGCGTACGAGCGGGGCTTCTTTGATGACCTCATCACCCCGTACCGCGGCCTGAACCGGGATTCAAACCTGCGCGCGGACACCACCTTGGAGAAGCTCTCCACCCTGAAGCCCGTCTTTGGGAAGACGCTCGGCTCCGAGGCCACTATGACCGCTGGCAACTCCACACCCCTGACAGACGGCGCATCAACGGTCCTCCTGGCAACGGGGGAATGGGCGGACGCCCACGGCCTGCCCAAGCTCGCTACGGTCCTGGACGGCGAGGCGGCCGCCGTGGACTTCGTCCATGGCAAGGACGGCCTCCTCATGGCGCCGGTCTTCGCTGTGCCACGCCTCCTGGCCCGCCACGGCCTTACCTTCGAGGACATCGATTTCTTCGAAATCCATGAAGCCTTCGCCGGGACGGTGCTCAGCACCCTTGCCGCGTGGGAGGACGAAGATTTTGGCAGGACGCGTTTGGGCCTGGATGGCGCACTGGGAAAGGTGGACCGTGCCAAGCTCAACGTCAATGGATCCTCGCTAGCTGCGGGCCATCCGTTTGCCGCTACAGGTGGCAGGATCGTAGCTTCCCTTGCAAAAATGCTGCATGAGAAGGGCAGCGTAGACGGCCGCCCTGCCCGTGGCCTCATTTCCGTGTGCGCCGCCGGCGGTCAGGGTGTCGTTGCGATTCTGGAAGCAGCTTAA